A single region of the Ziziphus jujuba cultivar Dongzao chromosome 10, ASM3175591v1 genome encodes:
- the LOC107411224 gene encoding 3-ketoacyl-CoA synthase 12-like has translation MDILTFFFAFPFFYILFMIWKYFDQKRDQECYILDYQCYKPTDDRKLNTAFSGEIIRRTKNLGLREYQFLLKAIVSSGIGEQTYGPRIMFSGRENCPTLLDGISEMEEFFYDSIGKLLSRSGISPSEIDVLVVNISMLASVPSLSARIINLYKMREDIKVYNLTGMGCSASLISVDIVNNIFKSHKNLYALVITSESLSPNWYSGNDRSMILANCLFRSGGCAILLTNKRSLRNSSMFKLKCLVRTHHGARDESYNCCLQTEDGEGKLGFHLGKTLPKAATRAFVDNLRVISPKILPVRELLRFMAVTLYRKFIQPSTSKGGPLKSAVNFKTGVDHFCIHTGGKAVIDGIGISLDLDAYDLEPARMTLHRFGNTSASSLWYVLGYMEAKKRLKKGDRVFMISFGAGFKCNSCLWEVVRDLGEGDGNVWNDDINDYPPQSLANPFIEKYGWIQQEDPNTFKVPDDYRCI, from the coding sequence ATGGATATTCTCACTTTCTTCTTTGCCTTTCCCTTCTTCTACATCCTCTTCATGATTTGGAAATATTTTGACCAAAAACGAGATCAAGAGTGCTACATTTTGGATTATCAATGCTACAAGCCAACGGACGACAGAAAGCTAAACACAGCTTTCAGTGGGGAGATCATAAGGAGGACCAAGAATCTGGGTCTCCGGGAATACCAATTCCTCCTGAAAGCAATCGTCAGCTCTGGCATTGGGGAGCAAACTTACGGGCCGAGGATCATGTTCTCCGGTCGAGAAAATTGTCCAACATTGTTAGATGGGATCTCGGAGATGGAGGAGTTTTTCTATGACAGCATTGGGAAACTTCTTTCCAGGTCAGGCATTTCTCCCTCGGAAATCGATGTTCTCGTGGTCAACATCTCGATGTTGGCATCAGTTCCTTCCTTATCAGCGAGGATTATAAACCTTTACAAGATGAGGGAGGACATCAAGGTCTACAACCTCACTGGAATGGGTTGCAGTGCTAGTCTCATTTCAGTTGATATCGTCAACAACATTTTCAAATCCCACAAGAATCTATACGCCCTCGTCATCACCTCCGAATCTCTAAGCCCGAATTGGTATTCGGGAAATGACAGATCGATGATCCTCGCTAACTGTTTGTTCAGGTCCGGCGGTTGCGCCATCCTTTTGACTAACAAAAGGTCTCTTAGAAACTCCTCCATGTTCAAGCTCAAGTGTCTCGTTCGGACACACCACGGAGCCAGAGACGAATCCTACAATTGCTGCTTACAAACCGAAGACGGAGAAGGAAAGCTAGGGTTTCATCTCGGGAAGACACTTCCCAAGGCAGCTACAAGGGCTTTTGTCGATAACCTTAGGGTTATATCGCCCAAGATCTTGCCTGTGAGAGAGCTTCTCAGGTTCATGGCCGTGACACTTTACCGGAAATTTATCCAGCCGAGCACCAGCAAAGGAGGGCCGCTGAAATCCGCCGTGAACTTCAAAACCGGAGTGGATCATTTCTGCATCCACACCGGAGGGAAAGCGGTGATCGACGGCATCGGAATTAGCTTGGATCTTGACGCTTATGATCTCGAACCGGCGAGGATGACGCTTCACCGGTTCGGTAACACGTCGGCGAGTAGCCTGTGGTATGTGTTAGGTTACATGGAAGCTAAGAAGAGGTTGAAGAAAGGAGACAGAGTGTTCATGATTAGCTTTGGTGCTGGCTTTAAATGCAACAGCTGTTTGTGGGAGGTAGTGAGAGACTTGGGAGAAGGAGATGGAAATGTGTGGAACGATGATATTAATGACTACCCACCACAGTCATTGGCTAACCCTTTTATTGAGAAATATGGATGGATTCAACAAGAAGATCCAAACACATTCAAAGTTCCAGATGACTATCGCtgcatctaa